A genomic segment from Peribacillus sp. ACCC06369 encodes:
- a CDS encoding ZIP family metal transporter produces the protein MKGKWLITILIPLVLLIGVLGWVLKNGAGVEKDPAAPIEVLNIERIKVTKIGFELSVSNTGPKPLTISQVMVNDSVWNYNVSPQAKLERFDEGKVTISYPWVEGDPHTIKLITENGIITEGEVAAATLTPETTWSNFLNYGLIGFYVGIVPITLGLLWYPFMKRFSRKSINGILALTVGLLLFLFVGTLADGFEIGAEAPSVFQGNMVVIIGASLTFLLLIGFDQYQQRKQERKGYSPFGLALLMATGIGLHNFGEGLAIGSSFALGEAALGTFLIIGFTLHNITEGIGIAAPLLKATPRFRDFLLLGVIAGAPAIAGTWVGGFIFSPIWGALFLGIGAGAILQVIYVITKMLIEDHRKHNEASVSWLNLSGFAIGLLIMYFTAFFVKF, from the coding sequence ATGAAGGGCAAATGGTTAATTACTATTTTAATACCGTTAGTATTACTTATAGGGGTGCTAGGATGGGTGCTGAAAAATGGAGCAGGTGTAGAAAAAGATCCTGCAGCACCGATAGAAGTCTTGAACATTGAACGCATCAAGGTAACTAAAATCGGTTTCGAATTATCTGTTAGTAATACCGGACCCAAACCCTTAACGATTTCTCAAGTGATGGTTAATGATTCGGTGTGGAATTACAATGTCTCTCCTCAAGCAAAACTTGAACGATTTGATGAGGGAAAGGTGACCATCTCTTACCCATGGGTGGAAGGTGATCCACATACCATTAAGTTAATCACAGAGAATGGCATTATCACGGAAGGTGAAGTTGCAGCTGCCACACTCACTCCAGAAACCACCTGGAGCAACTTCCTTAATTACGGCTTAATCGGGTTTTACGTTGGAATTGTCCCGATCACATTGGGGTTGTTGTGGTATCCATTTATGAAACGTTTCTCACGAAAATCTATAAATGGGATTCTTGCTCTTACCGTTGGGCTCCTTTTATTCTTATTTGTCGGGACACTGGCTGATGGATTTGAAATTGGTGCAGAAGCACCTTCTGTATTTCAGGGGAATATGGTTGTCATAATTGGGGCTTCCTTAACCTTTTTATTATTGATCGGCTTTGATCAGTATCAACAAAGAAAACAAGAAAGGAAAGGATATTCCCCTTTTGGTCTGGCTTTGTTAATGGCTACCGGAATTGGCCTTCATAACTTTGGAGAAGGTTTGGCAATTGGTTCTTCCTTTGCACTAGGTGAAGCTGCTTTAGGAACCTTTTTAATCATAGGGTTTACCCTTCACAACATCACGGAAGGGATTGGAATCGCTGCTCCTTTATTAAAGGCCACACCTCGATTTAGAGACTTTCTATTACTTGGAGTTATCGCAGGTGCACCCGCCATTGCGGGTACATGGGTGGGCGGATTCATCTTCTCACCAATTTGGGGAGCTTTATTCCTTGGTATTGGAGCAGGGGCCATTCTTCAAGTAATATATGTAATAACAAAAATGCTCATTGAAGATCATAGAAAACATAATGAAGCATCTGTTTCATGGTTAAACCTTTCTGGTTTCGCGATTGGACTATTAATCATGTACTTTACTGCATTTTTTGTGAAATTTTAA
- a CDS encoding helix-turn-helix domain-containing protein — protein sequence MVMRLGKKRSNFGRWVDKQKDINELELERASNISRGTISKLCSDSNYRPKTSTVIKINQGLKKLDKYIGF from the coding sequence ATGGTGATGAGACTTGGTAAAAAAAGAAGTAATTTTGGTAGATGGGTGGATAAACAAAAAGACATAAATGAATTAGAGTTAGAAAGAGCATCAAATATAAGTAGAGGTACAATTTCAAAATTATGTAGCGATTCGAACTATCGACCAAAAACTTCAACAGTAATTAAAATAAATCAGGGCTTAAAAAAACTTGATAAGTATATTGGATTTTAA
- the tatA gene encoding twin-arginine translocase TatA/TatE family subunit, translated as MFQSIGIPGLILILVIALIIFGPKKLPEIGRAFGRTLTEFKGATKGLVSDEDKEDWENPELTTDKKKQDKSGDPLFDSTKDHL; from the coding sequence ATGTTTCAAAGTATAGGTATACCAGGTTTAATTTTAATACTTGTCATTGCCTTGATTATTTTTGGACCTAAAAAGCTGCCGGAAATCGGTAGAGCCTTTGGACGTACTTTAACTGAATTCAAGGGTGCAACCAAGGGATTAGTATCTGATGAAGATAAAGAAGATTGGGAAAATCCTGAGTTAACAACAGATAAAAAGAAGCAGGATAAATCAGGTGATCCACTTTTTGATTCAACCAAAGATCACCTTTAA
- a CDS encoding SRPBCC family protein — translation MNEFGTLHESNGRYALRFERFFPHNPEDVFLVITNPSYFSQWYPFATGEMDLRLGGQIAFDDGEGTTYNGTITELEKPYLFGFREVDDLINISLQEEDKGCRMIFTHTFNDDSWAVNTAAGWHRCLDVLVQIVNGKPIKWHDNSTKLRKIYSEVFNMER, via the coding sequence ATGAATGAATTTGGTACACTACATGAGTCAAACGGTCGTTATGCTTTAAGATTTGAACGATTTTTTCCTCATAATCCAGAAGATGTTTTCCTTGTCATTACGAATCCTAGTTACTTCTCCCAATGGTACCCTTTTGCCACAGGGGAGATGGATCTCAGACTTGGTGGCCAGATTGCCTTCGATGACGGTGAAGGAACGACATATAACGGTACCATTACAGAGTTAGAAAAGCCATATTTATTTGGTTTCCGTGAAGTTGATGATCTGATAAACATTTCATTGCAGGAAGAGGATAAAGGGTGTCGAATGATCTTTACCCATACTTTTAACGATGATTCATGGGCAGTTAATACCGCGGCAGGATGGCATAGGTGTCTGGATGTATTGGTCCAAATCGTCAATGGTAAACCAATTAAGTGGCACGATAACTCAACTAAGCTGCGTAAAATCTATAGTGAAGTATTTAATATGGAACGTTAA
- a CDS encoding cell wall hydrolase, which yields MLNVKKMSFVVFICFMFFIPNSIFAQEILHNGSQGQAVYDLQENLKKMGYFNSQPTGYYGSITDHAVNQLQLDSGLLPDGVFGFQTQQKLHSIEMMARVVHGEARGETYEGKVAVAAVILNRMSTPGFPKNTYDVIFQTNAFTAVHDGQYYLTPNSYSYRAVIDALQGWDPTHGSVYYYNPSSATDEWIFTRETVIRIGNHLFAK from the coding sequence ATGTTAAATGTAAAAAAAATGTCGTTTGTTGTTTTTATTTGTTTCATGTTTTTTATACCAAATTCAATCTTTGCTCAAGAAATTTTACACAATGGAAGTCAAGGACAAGCAGTTTATGACTTACAAGAAAATTTAAAGAAAATGGGTTACTTTAACAGTCAACCAACAGGGTATTATGGTTCAATTACTGATCATGCAGTGAATCAACTTCAACTAGATTCTGGACTATTACCAGATGGAGTTTTTGGATTCCAAACACAACAAAAATTACATAGTATTGAAATGATGGCCAGGGTTGTTCATGGAGAAGCTCGAGGAGAAACTTATGAAGGAAAAGTAGCTGTCGCTGCAGTAATTTTGAACCGAATGTCAACGCCAGGTTTTCCTAAAAATACTTACGATGTTATTTTCCAGACAAATGCTTTTACAGCTGTACATGATGGGCAATATTATTTGACCCCAAATAGCTATTCTTATCGAGCTGTTATTGATGCATTACAAGGTTGGGATCCTACTCATGGTTCTGTTTATTATTATAATCCTTCCTCGGCAACAGATGAATGGATTTTCACTAGGGAAACAGTCATTAGAATAGGCAACCACTTATTTGCAAAGTAA
- a CDS encoding polysaccharide deacetylase family protein has product MKKVVMFFLCLLILILPSQVFAQRKVPILIYHSIDEFTGHGSKELYVTPDNFQKQMIYLKDHGYTLLTFDRWQDINKENKPIFITFDDGYKNNLNAFAIFQKLENERFKPSGTIFVISDFIGRSNRLSKSDLKMMADSGIISIQSHTATHPDLAEIKNYEYELKGSKDKIQKITGKPVNALAYPYGNFNDKVVEETKKYYLFGLTTTPELFSEKGIKDELYLLP; this is encoded by the coding sequence ATGAAAAAGGTTGTAATGTTTTTCCTATGTCTTCTTATCTTAATTCTTCCATCACAAGTTTTTGCTCAACGAAAAGTACCTATTTTAATTTATCATTCGATTGACGAGTTTACTGGGCATGGTTCTAAGGAGCTATATGTAACTCCTGATAATTTCCAGAAACAAATGATTTATTTAAAAGACCATGGCTACACATTATTAACTTTTGATCGTTGGCAAGACATTAATAAAGAAAATAAACCCATTTTCATTACCTTTGATGACGGATACAAAAACAATCTGAATGCATTTGCTATCTTTCAAAAACTTGAAAACGAACGTTTTAAACCAAGTGGTACCATTTTTGTTATTTCTGACTTTATCGGTCGTTCAAACCGTTTATCGAAATCGGATTTAAAAATGATGGCTGATTCGGGTATAATCTCAATCCAGTCTCATACTGCTACACATCCTGATTTGGCGGAAATAAAAAATTATGAATATGAACTGAAAGGGTCCAAAGATAAAATTCAAAAAATAACAGGCAAACCAGTTAATGCTCTTGCGTATCCATACGGAAATTTCAATGACAAAGTCGTAGAAGAAACGAAGAAATATTATTTATTTGGACTTACGACAACTCCTGAACTATTTTCTGAGAAGGGCATTAAAGACGAACTTTATCTTTTACCATGA
- a CDS encoding APC family permease — protein MSNMHRKMGTFALTMTGIGSIIGSGWLFGAWKAAQIAGPAAIFSWIIGMVVILFIALSYAELGAMFPEAGGMVKYPQYSHGSFIGFLAAWANWISIASTITVEAIASVQYMSTWPWEWARWSHSLVDNNILTTKGLFIASLLLLFYFFVNYWTVNLFAKANSFITIFKLIVPGVMAGSLFFAGFHGENFTSSQGIAPYGWASVLTAVATSGIVFAFNGFQSPVNMAGEAKSPNKSIPIAVIGSILIAGFIYVILQVVFIGAIDPSMIVNGWSQLNFNSPFADLAIALSLNWLAIVLYVDAFVSPSGSGATYTATTSRMLYGMQKNGYLPNIFGTLHPLYGVPRPAMLLNLGVCFIFLFLFRGWGVLAEVISVATLISYIMGPVALATLRRTASHFNRPFHLKGASIIAPCGFVFASLTLYWARWPLTGEVVFIIAIGLPIYFYYQAKNKWNGFKKQFLSGVWMLLYLGCMILISYIGSEKFGGKNILTFGWDMVVIACLALCFYWWGVKSGIKTEYLAEAEKINKEFINK, from the coding sequence GACTTTTGCTTTAACTATGACAGGTATTGGTTCTATTATCGGCTCAGGTTGGTTGTTCGGAGCGTGGAAAGCCGCCCAGATTGCTGGGCCAGCAGCTATTTTTTCTTGGATTATCGGTATGGTTGTAATTTTATTTATTGCATTATCTTACGCAGAGCTTGGGGCAATGTTTCCTGAAGCTGGAGGAATGGTTAAGTATCCTCAATATTCGCATGGTTCTTTTATTGGATTTTTAGCTGCGTGGGCGAACTGGATTTCTATCGCTTCGACTATTACCGTTGAGGCCATTGCTTCGGTACAATATATGAGTACGTGGCCTTGGGAATGGGCCAGATGGTCTCATTCCTTAGTTGATAACAATATCTTAACGACCAAAGGATTATTCATAGCTTCTTTACTATTATTGTTCTATTTCTTCGTCAACTATTGGACAGTTAACCTTTTTGCTAAGGCAAATTCATTTATTACTATTTTTAAATTAATTGTTCCAGGTGTAATGGCAGGATCGTTATTTTTTGCTGGATTTCATGGTGAAAACTTTACAAGTTCTCAAGGAATCGCACCATATGGTTGGGCAAGCGTTTTAACAGCAGTAGCTACTTCTGGTATAGTGTTTGCGTTTAACGGATTTCAAAGTCCCGTTAATATGGCAGGAGAAGCGAAGTCGCCGAATAAGTCTATACCAATTGCTGTTATTGGGTCTATTCTAATTGCAGGTTTTATATACGTTATTTTACAAGTTGTTTTTATCGGTGCAATCGATCCGTCTATGATTGTGAACGGATGGAGTCAACTGAATTTTAATTCACCTTTTGCAGATTTGGCAATTGCTCTTAGCCTTAACTGGTTAGCGATTGTATTGTATGTAGATGCGTTTGTATCACCGTCTGGTTCAGGTGCCACTTATACAGCTACAACTTCGCGAATGCTTTATGGAATGCAGAAAAATGGGTACTTACCGAATATCTTTGGTACATTACATCCACTTTATGGTGTTCCTCGTCCAGCGATGTTATTAAACTTAGGCGTATGTTTTATCTTTTTATTTTTATTCCGCGGATGGGGCGTACTTGCTGAAGTGATTTCAGTTGCTACACTTATTTCGTATATCATGGGGCCAGTTGCATTGGCAACTTTAAGACGTACTGCTTCTCATTTTAACCGTCCATTTCACTTAAAAGGTGCTTCTATTATTGCACCTTGTGGATTTGTTTTTGCATCGCTTACTTTATACTGGGCGCGTTGGCCATTAACAGGAGAAGTCGTTTTCATCATTGCCATTGGACTACCTATTTACTTTTATTATCAAGCTAAAAATAAATGGAATGGATTCAAAAAACAATTTTTATCAGGTGTTTGGATGCTTCTTTACTTAGGTTGTATGATTTTGATTTCTTATATTGGAAGTGAGAAGTTCGGCGGAAAAAATATTCTTACATTTGGCTGGGATATGGTGGTCATCGCATGTCTGGCACTTTGCTTCTATTGGTGGGGAGTTAAGAGCGGGATTAAAACAGAATACTTGGCTGAGGCTGAAAAAATCAACAAAGAATTTATTAATAAATAA